In one Andrena cerasifolii isolate SP2316 chromosome 2, iyAndCera1_principal, whole genome shotgun sequence genomic region, the following are encoded:
- the Asator gene encoding tau-tubulin kinase asator isoform X5 has protein sequence MSSEDLLQPGHVVKERWKVVKKIGGGGFGEIYEGLDLMTREQVALKVESARQPKQVLKMEVAVLKKLQGKEHVCRFIGCGRNDRFNYVVMQLQGKNLAELRRAQPRGAFSLSTTLRLGLQILRAIESIHQVGFLHRDIKPSNFSIGRLPHNSRLVYMLDFGLARQFTTLTGDVRPPRSAAGFRGTVRYASVNAHKNKEMGRHDDLWSLFYMLVEFVNGQLPWRKIKDKEQVGLMKEKYDHRLLLKHLPSDLRVFLEHIQSLEYADKPDYVMLAGLFERCMKRRGVKTTDPYDWERPLMVNESLPTTKSLPTVTIPPVLTTATTINQPPVTPNVDTNNQENVEPDNRKELDAQMGYESILRRNKQHGVEGSPVPFTSTISNHGRDKNCNATIPTMDNTHQQTGQQTVVPPTTQGSPKKRRAVSMAAEPQTGVVTAEKPVDNEGDALMASARSASEVPRNKIGANAAAPLRKSASGATFARLRVTPASETTAGEPPSPRVQTEVDASYCSYDVTNPKYLGNQSPVTEQREPLKREPRRRSDGRQQTRASRAAIRDCSITQFAQIDDDNVSALQQVTKGGGGLTLASQWKSQFDDSEETDNEWKGENLQSPEHKGTTTLPTILPQSTVVSDAVTSAATSVPASVDAKTAVAQSASSVVSHHHTIIPTALSRISEDSPKPAAPHRCLNIAGIEKYPDLQGALPRAWSVPALAPHVRAYLEAPLVQQAAFDDLLYEVDVMRNIATRHDETRESPPPRRASVPAVAFPPANTTPSTPGGDEEEEAAVAGRLEIRVVDATGGATVVQTTADREPLQMHLEPLALRRCATLPDARPIFSPLSSANSTEDENLTGCTPALRRRRQSEKYVTDVSQLNLRFQRPQRRSRPNSEVLSRLSRRGIPLHLLGIAAKQTEESSDNDSDSTGPQNAQPPPPPTSLPPHIAENNARCRRFRPIPDATIASRES, from the exons ATGTCGAGCGAGGATCTCCTACAGCCTGGCCATGTGGTCAAAGAACGCTGGAAAGTT gtaaaaaaaataggaggCGGCGGATTTGGCGAGATATACGAAGGCCTAGATTTAATGACCAGGGAACAAGTCGCATTAAAAGTCGAATCCGCTCGTCAACCGAAGCAAGTTCTCAAGATGGAGGTAGCGGTATTGAAGAAACTTCAAG GGAAGGAACACGTGTGCCGGTTCATCGGTTGCGGTCGCAACGATCGCTTTAATTATGTTGTCATGCAGTTGCAAGGGAAAAATTTGGCCGAGTTGCGACGTGCTCAGCCGCGGGGTGCTTTCTCTTTGTCCACTACGCTTCGTTTAGGACTTCAGATACTTAGAGCGATAGAGAGTATACATCAAGTAGGCTTTCTTCACAGAGACATTAAACCG TCAAATTTTTCAATCGGTCGACTTCCGCACAACTCGAGGCTGGTGTATATGCTGGACTTCGGTCTAGCTCGTCAATTTACCACGCTCACCGGCGACGTTAGACCACCTCGCAGTGCAGCAGGATTCAGAGGAACCGTCCGGTATGCATCCGTGAATGCACACAAAAACAAAGAAATGGGCAGGCACGATGATCTGTGGTCGCTGTTTTACATGCTGGTAGAATTTGTCAATGGCCAACTTCCATGGAGGAAAATCAAGGATAAAGAGCAG GTGGGCCTGATGAAAGAGAAGTACGATCATCGGTTACTCTTGAAGCATCTTCCATCGGACCTTCGAGTATTTCTGGAACATATTCAG AGTTTGGAATACGCGGATAAACCGGATTACGTGATGCTTGCTGGCTTATTCGAGCGATGTATGAAACGTAGGGGCGTGAAAACCACCGATCCTTATGATTGGGAGAGGCCGTTGATGGTGAACGAGAGCTTACCAACTACCAAATCTCTACCTACGGTCACTATACCTCCGGTATTGACCACCGCAACTACAATCAATCAGCCACCGGTCACGCCAAACGTCGACACGAACAACCAAGAAAACGTCGAACCCGACAACAGGAAGGAATTGGAC GCACAAATGGGTTACGAAAGCATACTTAGAAGAAACAAACAACACGGAGTGGAGGGATCCCCGGTGCCGTTTACATCAACTATTAGCAATCATGGCCGAGATAAGAACTGCAACGCTACAATACCTACGATGGACAATACTCATCAACAAACCGGACAGCAGACTGTTGTTCCACCCACTACTCAAG GTTCGCCTAAAAAAAGGCGCGCGGTCTCGATGGCTGCGGAACCACAGACGGGCGTGGTGACAGCGGAAAAGCCGGTAGACAACGAGGGAGATGCATTAATGGCATCGGCCCGTTCCGCGTCAGAAGTTCCTCGTAATAAAATTGGAGCGAACGCGGCAGCGCCATTGAGAAAATCGGCAAGCGGCGCAACATTTGCTCGATTACGCGTTACACCCGCATCCGAAACAACGGCCGGCGAACCACCCAGTCCTCGAGTGCAGACTGAAGTCGACGCTTCTTACTGCTCCTACGACGTCACTAATCCGAAATACCTCGGCAATCAGAGCCCT GTCACAGAACAGCGAGAACCACTGAAACGGGAGCCACGACGAAGATCGGACGGCCGGCAGCAGACAAGAGCTAGTCGTGCCGCGATAAGAGACTGCTCCATCACTCAGTTCGCGCAGATAGACGACGACAATGTATCCGCGTTGCAACAAGTGACCAAAGGTGGAGGTGGCTTGACACTGGCCTCACAATGGAAATCACAATTCGATGATTCCGAAGAGACTGACAATGAATGGAAAGGGGAGAACCTGCAGAGTCCTGAGCACAAAGGGACGACCACCTTGCCAACTATACTTCCGCAG TCGACAGTTGTGAGTGATGCTGTGACTTCAGCCGCAACCTCAGTGCCTGCGTCCGTCGATGCGAAAACGGCGGTGGCTCAATCGGCCTCTTCGGTTGTGTCTCATCACCATACCATAATACCGACTGCCCTATCTCGAATAAGCGAAGACTCTCCGAAACCGGCTGCTCCTCACAGGTGTTTGAACATTGCTGGTATTGAAAAGTATCCGGATCTTCAAGGAGCGCTTCCACGCGCTTGGAGTGTTCCGGCCTTGGCACCGCATGTCCGCGCTTACCTCGAAGCACCGTTG GTTCAGCAAGCCGCGTTCGACGATTTGTTATACGAAGTTGATGTAATGAGAAATATCGCAACGCGTCACGACGAAACCAGAGAGAGCCCTCCGCCGCGACGAGCAAGTGTACCGGCAGTTGCCTTCCCGCCAGCCAACACGACGCCCAGTACACCCGGAGGagacgaagaagaggaagcgGCGGTAGCAGGAAGATTGGAGATCAGGGTGGTAGATGCGACCGGCGGTGCCACCGTTGTACAAACCACCGCTGATAGAGAACCGTTGCAAA TGCACTTGGAACCGCTGGCACTACGACGCTGCGCGACTTTGCCCGACGCACGACCAATCTTTTCACCTTTATCGTCGGCTAATTCGACAGAAGATGAAAATTTAACTGGATGCACTCCTGCGTTACGTCGTCGACGTCAAAGCGAGAAATACGTAACGGATGTTAGTCAACTAAATCTGCGATTCCAAAGACCACAGCGCAGAAGTAGACCGAATTCTGAAGTATTGTCTAGACTTTCTCGCAGAGGCATACCTTTGCATCTTTTGGGAATAGCGGCCAAGCAAACCGAAGAAAGCAGTGACAATGACTCCGATAGCACCGGCCCACAAAATGCTCAACCTCCACCACCTCCTACGTCTTTACCACCTCATATCGCGGAAAACAACGCCAG GTGCCGTAGATTTCGCCCCATACCAGACGCGACAATAGCCAGCAGAGAATCGTGA
- the Asator gene encoding tau-tubulin kinase asator isoform X1, translating into MKWHPDHSASLLPRNVGDESTDQNNNITMSSEDLLQPGHVVKERWKVVKKIGGGGFGEIYEGLDLMTREQVALKVESARQPKQVLKMEVAVLKKLQGKEHVCRFIGCGRNDRFNYVVMQLQGKNLAELRRAQPRGAFSLSTTLRLGLQILRAIESIHQVGFLHRDIKPSNFSIGRLPHNSRLVYMLDFGLARQFTTLTGDVRPPRSAAGFRGTVRYASVNAHKNKEMGRHDDLWSLFYMLVEFVNGQLPWRKIKDKEQVGLMKEKYDHRLLLKHLPSDLRVFLEHIQSLEYADKPDYVMLAGLFERCMKRRGVKTTDPYDWERPLMVNESLPTTKSLPTVTIPPVLTTATTINQPPVTPNVDTNNQENVEPDNRKELDAQMGYESILRRNKQHGVEGSPVPFTSTISNHGRDKNCNATIPTMDNTHQQTGQQTVVPPTTQGSPKKRRAVSMAAEPQTGVVTAEKPVDNEGDALMASARSASEVPRNKIGANAAAPLRKSASGATFARLRVTPASETTAGEPPSPRVQTEVDASYCSYDVTNPKYLGNQSPVTEQREPLKREPRRRSDGRQQTRASRAAIRDCSITQFAQIDDDNVSALQQVTKGGGGLTLASQWKSQFDDSEETDNEWKGENLQSPEHKGTTTLPTILPQSTVVSDAVTSAATSVPASVDAKTAVAQSASSVVSHHHTIIPTALSRISEDSPKPAAPHRCLNIAGIEKYPDLQGALPRAWSVPALAPHVRAYLEAPLVQQAAFDDLLYEVDVMRNIATRHDETRESPPPRRASVPAVAFPPANTTPSTPGGDEEEEAAVAGRLEIRVVDATGGATVVQTTADREPLQRKMINGTADSPASPNLGLEEPSIYDDAVENRAPVDTAAQKENSTTTASTAIPNIVPLREYKDNKEKEAPCRTYNTVSKIPIPVKSPRCSLSESTPETNTQNTRTAVGNEIEKSSTPVAITREKDTTIKGKPLTVHLEPLALRRCATLPDARPIFSPLSSANSTEDENLTGCTPALRRRRQSEKYVTDVSQLNLRFQRPQRRSRPNSEVLSRLSRRGIPLHLLGIAAKQTEESSDNDSDSTGPQNAQPPPPPTSLPPHIAENNARCRRFRPIPDATIASRES; encoded by the exons ATGAAGTG GCATCCCGATCATTCTGCCAGTTTGTTGCCGAGGAATGTAGGCGACGAAAGCACGGATCAGAATAATAATATAACCATGTCGAGCGAGGATCTCCTACAGCCTGGCCATGTGGTCAAAGAACGCTGGAAAGTT gtaaaaaaaataggaggCGGCGGATTTGGCGAGATATACGAAGGCCTAGATTTAATGACCAGGGAACAAGTCGCATTAAAAGTCGAATCCGCTCGTCAACCGAAGCAAGTTCTCAAGATGGAGGTAGCGGTATTGAAGAAACTTCAAG GGAAGGAACACGTGTGCCGGTTCATCGGTTGCGGTCGCAACGATCGCTTTAATTATGTTGTCATGCAGTTGCAAGGGAAAAATTTGGCCGAGTTGCGACGTGCTCAGCCGCGGGGTGCTTTCTCTTTGTCCACTACGCTTCGTTTAGGACTTCAGATACTTAGAGCGATAGAGAGTATACATCAAGTAGGCTTTCTTCACAGAGACATTAAACCG TCAAATTTTTCAATCGGTCGACTTCCGCACAACTCGAGGCTGGTGTATATGCTGGACTTCGGTCTAGCTCGTCAATTTACCACGCTCACCGGCGACGTTAGACCACCTCGCAGTGCAGCAGGATTCAGAGGAACCGTCCGGTATGCATCCGTGAATGCACACAAAAACAAAGAAATGGGCAGGCACGATGATCTGTGGTCGCTGTTTTACATGCTGGTAGAATTTGTCAATGGCCAACTTCCATGGAGGAAAATCAAGGATAAAGAGCAG GTGGGCCTGATGAAAGAGAAGTACGATCATCGGTTACTCTTGAAGCATCTTCCATCGGACCTTCGAGTATTTCTGGAACATATTCAG AGTTTGGAATACGCGGATAAACCGGATTACGTGATGCTTGCTGGCTTATTCGAGCGATGTATGAAACGTAGGGGCGTGAAAACCACCGATCCTTATGATTGGGAGAGGCCGTTGATGGTGAACGAGAGCTTACCAACTACCAAATCTCTACCTACGGTCACTATACCTCCGGTATTGACCACCGCAACTACAATCAATCAGCCACCGGTCACGCCAAACGTCGACACGAACAACCAAGAAAACGTCGAACCCGACAACAGGAAGGAATTGGAC GCACAAATGGGTTACGAAAGCATACTTAGAAGAAACAAACAACACGGAGTGGAGGGATCCCCGGTGCCGTTTACATCAACTATTAGCAATCATGGCCGAGATAAGAACTGCAACGCTACAATACCTACGATGGACAATACTCATCAACAAACCGGACAGCAGACTGTTGTTCCACCCACTACTCAAG GTTCGCCTAAAAAAAGGCGCGCGGTCTCGATGGCTGCGGAACCACAGACGGGCGTGGTGACAGCGGAAAAGCCGGTAGACAACGAGGGAGATGCATTAATGGCATCGGCCCGTTCCGCGTCAGAAGTTCCTCGTAATAAAATTGGAGCGAACGCGGCAGCGCCATTGAGAAAATCGGCAAGCGGCGCAACATTTGCTCGATTACGCGTTACACCCGCATCCGAAACAACGGCCGGCGAACCACCCAGTCCTCGAGTGCAGACTGAAGTCGACGCTTCTTACTGCTCCTACGACGTCACTAATCCGAAATACCTCGGCAATCAGAGCCCT GTCACAGAACAGCGAGAACCACTGAAACGGGAGCCACGACGAAGATCGGACGGCCGGCAGCAGACAAGAGCTAGTCGTGCCGCGATAAGAGACTGCTCCATCACTCAGTTCGCGCAGATAGACGACGACAATGTATCCGCGTTGCAACAAGTGACCAAAGGTGGAGGTGGCTTGACACTGGCCTCACAATGGAAATCACAATTCGATGATTCCGAAGAGACTGACAATGAATGGAAAGGGGAGAACCTGCAGAGTCCTGAGCACAAAGGGACGACCACCTTGCCAACTATACTTCCGCAG TCGACAGTTGTGAGTGATGCTGTGACTTCAGCCGCAACCTCAGTGCCTGCGTCCGTCGATGCGAAAACGGCGGTGGCTCAATCGGCCTCTTCGGTTGTGTCTCATCACCATACCATAATACCGACTGCCCTATCTCGAATAAGCGAAGACTCTCCGAAACCGGCTGCTCCTCACAGGTGTTTGAACATTGCTGGTATTGAAAAGTATCCGGATCTTCAAGGAGCGCTTCCACGCGCTTGGAGTGTTCCGGCCTTGGCACCGCATGTCCGCGCTTACCTCGAAGCACCGTTG GTTCAGCAAGCCGCGTTCGACGATTTGTTATACGAAGTTGATGTAATGAGAAATATCGCAACGCGTCACGACGAAACCAGAGAGAGCCCTCCGCCGCGACGAGCAAGTGTACCGGCAGTTGCCTTCCCGCCAGCCAACACGACGCCCAGTACACCCGGAGGagacgaagaagaggaagcgGCGGTAGCAGGAAGATTGGAGATCAGGGTGGTAGATGCGACCGGCGGTGCCACCGTTGTACAAACCACCGCTGATAGAGAACCGTTGCAAA GGAAAATGATAAACGGTACGGCGGATAGTCCAGCTAGTCCTAATCTAGGATTGGAAGAACCATCCATATACGATGATGCTGTTGAAAATCGGGCACCTGTCGACACTGCCGCGCAGAAGGAGAACAGTACTACCACTGCCTCGACTGCTATACCGAATATAGTACCGCTTCGTGAATATAAGGacaataaagaaaaagaagCTCCTTGCAGGACATATAACACTGTCAGTAAAATACCGATTCCGGTTAAAAGTCCTAGATGTTCGCTATCAGAATCAACTCCAGAAACCAATACTCAGAATACCAGGACTGCCGTTGGAAACGAAATAGAAAAATCGTCCACGCCAGTGGCTATAACCAGGGAAAAAGATACTA CTATTAAAGGCAAACCCTTGACAGTGCACTTGGAACCGCTGGCACTACGACGCTGCGCGACTTTGCCCGACGCACGACCAATCTTTTCACCTTTATCGTCGGCTAATTCGACAGAAGATGAAAATTTAACTGGATGCACTCCTGCGTTACGTCGTCGACGTCAAAGCGAGAAATACGTAACGGATGTTAGTCAACTAAATCTGCGATTCCAAAGACCACAGCGCAGAAGTAGACCGAATTCTGAAGTATTGTCTAGACTTTCTCGCAGAGGCATACCTTTGCATCTTTTGGGAATAGCGGCCAAGCAAACCGAAGAAAGCAGTGACAATGACTCCGATAGCACCGGCCCACAAAATGCTCAACCTCCACCACCTCCTACGTCTTTACCACCTCATATCGCGGAAAACAACGCCAG GTGCCGTAGATTTCGCCCCATACCAGACGCGACAATAGCCAGCAGAGAATCGTGA
- the Asator gene encoding tau-tubulin kinase asator isoform X3 has product MSSEDLLQPGHVVKERWKVVKKIGGGGFGEIYEGLDLMTREQVALKVESARQPKQVLKMEVAVLKKLQGKEHVCRFIGCGRNDRFNYVVMQLQGKNLAELRRAQPRGAFSLSTTLRLGLQILRAIESIHQVGFLHRDIKPSNFSIGRLPHNSRLVYMLDFGLARQFTTLTGDVRPPRSAAGFRGTVRYASVNAHKNKEMGRHDDLWSLFYMLVEFVNGQLPWRKIKDKEQVGLMKEKYDHRLLLKHLPSDLRVFLEHIQSLEYADKPDYVMLAGLFERCMKRRGVKTTDPYDWERPLMVNESLPTTKSLPTVTIPPVLTTATTINQPPVTPNVDTNNQENVEPDNRKELDAQMGYESILRRNKQHGVEGSPVPFTSTISNHGRDKNCNATIPTMDNTHQQTGQQTVVPPTTQGSPKKRRAVSMAAEPQTGVVTAEKPVDNEGDALMASARSASEVPRNKIGANAAAPLRKSASGATFARLRVTPASETTAGEPPSPRVQTEVDASYCSYDVTNPKYLGNQSPVTEQREPLKREPRRRSDGRQQTRASRAAIRDCSITQFAQIDDDNVSALQQVTKGGGGLTLASQWKSQFDDSEETDNEWKGENLQSPEHKGTTTLPTILPQSTVVSDAVTSAATSVPASVDAKTAVAQSASSVVSHHHTIIPTALSRISEDSPKPAAPHRCLNIAGIEKYPDLQGALPRAWSVPALAPHVRAYLEAPLVQQAAFDDLLYEVDVMRNIATRHDETRESPPPRRASVPAVAFPPANTTPSTPGGDEEEEAAVAGRLEIRVVDATGGATVVQTTADREPLQRKMINGTADSPASPNLGLEEPSIYDDAVENRAPVDTAAQKENSTTTASTAIPNIVPLREYKDNKEKEAPCRTYNTVSKIPIPVKSPRCSLSESTPETNTQNTRTAVGNEIEKSSTPVAITREKDTTIKGKPLTVHLEPLALRRCATLPDARPIFSPLSSANSTEDENLTGCTPALRRRRQSEKYVTDVSQLNLRFQRPQRRSRPNSEVLSRLSRRGIPLHLLGIAAKQTEESSDNDSDSTGPQNAQPPPPPTSLPPHIAENNARCRRFRPIPDATIASRES; this is encoded by the exons ATGTCGAGCGAGGATCTCCTACAGCCTGGCCATGTGGTCAAAGAACGCTGGAAAGTT gtaaaaaaaataggaggCGGCGGATTTGGCGAGATATACGAAGGCCTAGATTTAATGACCAGGGAACAAGTCGCATTAAAAGTCGAATCCGCTCGTCAACCGAAGCAAGTTCTCAAGATGGAGGTAGCGGTATTGAAGAAACTTCAAG GGAAGGAACACGTGTGCCGGTTCATCGGTTGCGGTCGCAACGATCGCTTTAATTATGTTGTCATGCAGTTGCAAGGGAAAAATTTGGCCGAGTTGCGACGTGCTCAGCCGCGGGGTGCTTTCTCTTTGTCCACTACGCTTCGTTTAGGACTTCAGATACTTAGAGCGATAGAGAGTATACATCAAGTAGGCTTTCTTCACAGAGACATTAAACCG TCAAATTTTTCAATCGGTCGACTTCCGCACAACTCGAGGCTGGTGTATATGCTGGACTTCGGTCTAGCTCGTCAATTTACCACGCTCACCGGCGACGTTAGACCACCTCGCAGTGCAGCAGGATTCAGAGGAACCGTCCGGTATGCATCCGTGAATGCACACAAAAACAAAGAAATGGGCAGGCACGATGATCTGTGGTCGCTGTTTTACATGCTGGTAGAATTTGTCAATGGCCAACTTCCATGGAGGAAAATCAAGGATAAAGAGCAG GTGGGCCTGATGAAAGAGAAGTACGATCATCGGTTACTCTTGAAGCATCTTCCATCGGACCTTCGAGTATTTCTGGAACATATTCAG AGTTTGGAATACGCGGATAAACCGGATTACGTGATGCTTGCTGGCTTATTCGAGCGATGTATGAAACGTAGGGGCGTGAAAACCACCGATCCTTATGATTGGGAGAGGCCGTTGATGGTGAACGAGAGCTTACCAACTACCAAATCTCTACCTACGGTCACTATACCTCCGGTATTGACCACCGCAACTACAATCAATCAGCCACCGGTCACGCCAAACGTCGACACGAACAACCAAGAAAACGTCGAACCCGACAACAGGAAGGAATTGGAC GCACAAATGGGTTACGAAAGCATACTTAGAAGAAACAAACAACACGGAGTGGAGGGATCCCCGGTGCCGTTTACATCAACTATTAGCAATCATGGCCGAGATAAGAACTGCAACGCTACAATACCTACGATGGACAATACTCATCAACAAACCGGACAGCAGACTGTTGTTCCACCCACTACTCAAG GTTCGCCTAAAAAAAGGCGCGCGGTCTCGATGGCTGCGGAACCACAGACGGGCGTGGTGACAGCGGAAAAGCCGGTAGACAACGAGGGAGATGCATTAATGGCATCGGCCCGTTCCGCGTCAGAAGTTCCTCGTAATAAAATTGGAGCGAACGCGGCAGCGCCATTGAGAAAATCGGCAAGCGGCGCAACATTTGCTCGATTACGCGTTACACCCGCATCCGAAACAACGGCCGGCGAACCACCCAGTCCTCGAGTGCAGACTGAAGTCGACGCTTCTTACTGCTCCTACGACGTCACTAATCCGAAATACCTCGGCAATCAGAGCCCT GTCACAGAACAGCGAGAACCACTGAAACGGGAGCCACGACGAAGATCGGACGGCCGGCAGCAGACAAGAGCTAGTCGTGCCGCGATAAGAGACTGCTCCATCACTCAGTTCGCGCAGATAGACGACGACAATGTATCCGCGTTGCAACAAGTGACCAAAGGTGGAGGTGGCTTGACACTGGCCTCACAATGGAAATCACAATTCGATGATTCCGAAGAGACTGACAATGAATGGAAAGGGGAGAACCTGCAGAGTCCTGAGCACAAAGGGACGACCACCTTGCCAACTATACTTCCGCAG TCGACAGTTGTGAGTGATGCTGTGACTTCAGCCGCAACCTCAGTGCCTGCGTCCGTCGATGCGAAAACGGCGGTGGCTCAATCGGCCTCTTCGGTTGTGTCTCATCACCATACCATAATACCGACTGCCCTATCTCGAATAAGCGAAGACTCTCCGAAACCGGCTGCTCCTCACAGGTGTTTGAACATTGCTGGTATTGAAAAGTATCCGGATCTTCAAGGAGCGCTTCCACGCGCTTGGAGTGTTCCGGCCTTGGCACCGCATGTCCGCGCTTACCTCGAAGCACCGTTG GTTCAGCAAGCCGCGTTCGACGATTTGTTATACGAAGTTGATGTAATGAGAAATATCGCAACGCGTCACGACGAAACCAGAGAGAGCCCTCCGCCGCGACGAGCAAGTGTACCGGCAGTTGCCTTCCCGCCAGCCAACACGACGCCCAGTACACCCGGAGGagacgaagaagaggaagcgGCGGTAGCAGGAAGATTGGAGATCAGGGTGGTAGATGCGACCGGCGGTGCCACCGTTGTACAAACCACCGCTGATAGAGAACCGTTGCAAA GGAAAATGATAAACGGTACGGCGGATAGTCCAGCTAGTCCTAATCTAGGATTGGAAGAACCATCCATATACGATGATGCTGTTGAAAATCGGGCACCTGTCGACACTGCCGCGCAGAAGGAGAACAGTACTACCACTGCCTCGACTGCTATACCGAATATAGTACCGCTTCGTGAATATAAGGacaataaagaaaaagaagCTCCTTGCAGGACATATAACACTGTCAGTAAAATACCGATTCCGGTTAAAAGTCCTAGATGTTCGCTATCAGAATCAACTCCAGAAACCAATACTCAGAATACCAGGACTGCCGTTGGAAACGAAATAGAAAAATCGTCCACGCCAGTGGCTATAACCAGGGAAAAAGATACTA CTATTAAAGGCAAACCCTTGACAGTGCACTTGGAACCGCTGGCACTACGACGCTGCGCGACTTTGCCCGACGCACGACCAATCTTTTCACCTTTATCGTCGGCTAATTCGACAGAAGATGAAAATTTAACTGGATGCACTCCTGCGTTACGTCGTCGACGTCAAAGCGAGAAATACGTAACGGATGTTAGTCAACTAAATCTGCGATTCCAAAGACCACAGCGCAGAAGTAGACCGAATTCTGAAGTATTGTCTAGACTTTCTCGCAGAGGCATACCTTTGCATCTTTTGGGAATAGCGGCCAAGCAAACCGAAGAAAGCAGTGACAATGACTCCGATAGCACCGGCCCACAAAATGCTCAACCTCCACCACCTCCTACGTCTTTACCACCTCATATCGCGGAAAACAACGCCAG GTGCCGTAGATTTCGCCCCATACCAGACGCGACAATAGCCAGCAGAGAATCGTGA